The Vibrio echinoideorum genome includes a region encoding these proteins:
- a CDS encoding thiol:disulfide interchange protein DsbA/DsbL, translating into MKKLFSLFAALIMSASINAAQFEEGTHYKILDVAKADKPVVTEFFSFYCPHCYKFEGVIKYLKEDLPESANFQKVHVAFMGNDMAVPMAKAYATMIALDTEESMIPAMFTQIHEMKQTPKNEAELRQVFIDNGIDAKKFDAAYNGFAVNSMQKRFDKQFDASTLTGVPGVLVNNKYIVKPDTITSYEEYNQLVKYLLTL; encoded by the coding sequence ATGAAAAAGCTATTTAGCCTATTCGCAGCTCTGATCATGAGCGCTTCAATTAATGCTGCTCAATTTGAAGAAGGCACTCACTATAAGATCCTTGATGTAGCAAAAGCCGACAAGCCCGTCGTGACTGAGTTTTTCTCGTTTTACTGCCCTCATTGCTACAAGTTTGAAGGCGTAATTAAATACCTGAAAGAAGACTTACCAGAATCAGCTAACTTCCAGAAAGTACACGTTGCATTTATGGGTAACGACATGGCAGTCCCTATGGCGAAAGCTTATGCGACCATGATTGCACTCGACACTGAAGAAAGCATGATTCCAGCAATGTTCACTCAAATTCACGAGATGAAACAGACACCAAAAAACGAGGCAGAATTACGCCAAGTCTTCATTGATAACGGAATCGATGCGAAGAAGTTTGATGCCGCGTACAACGGCTTTGCCGTTAATTCAATGCAGAAACGTTTTGATAAGCAATTTGATGCCAGCACACTAACTGGCGTTCCAGGCGTACTCGTAAATAACAAGTACATTGTCAAGCCAGACACCATCACCAGTTATGAAGAGTACAACCAGCTAGTCAAATACTTACTGACACTTTAG
- a CDS encoding peptidylprolyl isomerase — protein sequence MIILTTNFGDIEIELNLEKAPVSAKNFLKYCQDGFYEGTTFHRVIKGFMIQGGGHTIDMTEKPTRAPIVNEANRGLKNVIGSVAMARTDAPHSATAQFFINLDDNDFLDHTSTTNAGWGYTVFGKVSAGMDVVNKIAAAPTTIRWGHEDVPCEDIVITKVTIND from the coding sequence ATGATCATTCTGACCACGAACTTTGGCGACATCGAAATTGAACTTAACCTCGAAAAAGCGCCGGTAAGCGCTAAAAACTTTCTTAAATACTGCCAAGATGGCTTTTATGAAGGCACCACGTTTCACCGTGTTATCAAAGGTTTCATGATCCAAGGTGGTGGGCACACTATCGACATGACAGAAAAGCCAACACGTGCCCCTATTGTCAACGAAGCTAACCGTGGCTTGAAAAATGTTATTGGTTCAGTAGCAATGGCACGTACTGACGCACCACATTCAGCGACAGCACAGTTCTTTATCAACCTTGATGACAACGACTTCCTAGACCACACCTCTACCACAAACGCAGGTTGGGGTTACACGGTATTTGGTAAAGTCTCGGCGGGAATGGATGTAGTAAATAAAATTGCTGCTGCCCCAACGACCATTCGCTGGGGACACGAAGATGTGCCATGTGAAGATATCGTTATTACCAAAGTCACCATCAACGACTAA
- a CDS encoding glycosyl transferase family protein, translating into MSSILECIRTVGRGERGRKPLSFEQAYRIMDEYLSGEVGDDQMAMLLMLIRVQNETNEEIAGFVKAFQSRVPDLGADIDWPCYAGKRNDTASGKPWNLLAAKILADDGYKVLMHGYMDKPSGRTHAETHLDLVGVRLAADPQDAKQILEADGIAYLPLANFAPEAQTMIGWKHRYGLRTPINTVVRALNPGGGRLGLRGSFHPGFPQLHAEVEQFIGNKSHSVISFKGMNGESEYNPKVSQTVWMSSPEKVESFYWEGTMNTELPLPKECVLGTPEDEMELMANSVVDSMTAILFAETHDKAEAYAKALRLWEAYCAR; encoded by the coding sequence ATGAGTAGTATTTTAGAGTGTATTCGTACTGTTGGACGAGGTGAAAGGGGGCGCAAGCCTTTGTCGTTCGAACAAGCCTATCGCATCATGGATGAGTATTTAAGCGGTGAAGTCGGAGACGACCAAATGGCTATGCTACTGATGTTAATTCGTGTGCAGAATGAAACTAATGAAGAAATTGCAGGCTTTGTAAAAGCGTTTCAATCTCGAGTGCCGGATTTGGGCGCAGATATTGATTGGCCGTGTTATGCCGGAAAACGCAATGATACGGCGAGTGGTAAACCGTGGAATTTGTTGGCAGCAAAAATATTAGCAGACGATGGCTACAAAGTGTTGATGCATGGCTATATGGATAAGCCAAGTGGTCGCACGCACGCAGAGACTCATTTAGATCTTGTGGGTGTTCGCCTTGCTGCAGACCCACAAGACGCGAAACAAATCCTTGAAGCCGATGGTATTGCCTATTTACCTTTGGCGAACTTTGCACCTGAAGCTCAGACTATGATTGGCTGGAAACATCGTTACGGTTTACGTACCCCGATTAATACCGTGGTTCGAGCGCTAAATCCTGGTGGTGGGCGTTTGGGGTTACGTGGTAGTTTTCACCCAGGTTTCCCGCAGTTGCATGCGGAAGTTGAGCAGTTCATTGGTAACAAGTCCCACTCAGTGATTTCATTTAAAGGTATGAATGGTGAGTCGGAATACAACCCGAAAGTAAGCCAAACCGTGTGGATGAGTTCTCCTGAAAAAGTAGAGTCATTCTACTGGGAAGGAACCATGAATACGGAGCTTCCTCTTCCTAAGGAGTGTGTATTAGGCACGCCAGAAGATGAAATGGAGTTGATGGCGAATAGTGTCGTTGACAGCATGACTGCGATTTTATTCGCAGAAACGCACGACAAGGCTGAAGCTTATGCAAAGGCTCTGCGTTTATGGGAAGCGTATTGTGCTCGCTAG
- a CDS encoding efflux RND transporter periplasmic adaptor subunit, which yields MKEMMIPYVLIVWSLFATGALKKSIKNYTWAAIGGVVILGLLAIVSRLWAPVDMTNSTTVKAPHAVMSPIFGQQIDEVFVDHNQMVKEGDVIYTLVDIDSAADKAKIESSIVQKEEEIKQMNRDLERAETSPEIFNMRDVEKYDSDLRVLHAELTSLKADLQKVNWAQEKKTIRAEFDGQVSIVNIAEGSVMGNMHLYNTSKKFLEMRISDQTYGYVQVGDFAEFFVDAYPGHVFRAKVHSFNAGTGESSISPLQGPQSVGQHVVQNGNGLGRTIVLEIFEPEGYNIPIGAAGAAWISAEKPHPFWGFIDVIGAATVRLQSYKSYLGAW from the coding sequence ATGAAAGAAATGATGATCCCATATGTTCTGATTGTATGGTCACTATTCGCAACAGGCGCATTAAAGAAGAGCATTAAAAACTACACATGGGCTGCCATTGGCGGTGTTGTCATTCTTGGTCTTTTGGCTATCGTCTCTCGCCTATGGGCTCCCGTAGATATGACCAATTCGACCACCGTAAAAGCGCCACACGCGGTAATGTCTCCTATCTTTGGCCAACAGATTGATGAAGTGTTTGTAGACCATAACCAAATGGTTAAGGAAGGCGACGTAATTTACACACTCGTCGACATTGACTCTGCCGCAGACAAAGCAAAGATCGAATCTTCAATTGTTCAGAAAGAAGAAGAGATCAAGCAAATGAATCGCGACTTAGAGCGTGCTGAAACGTCACCTGAAATCTTCAATATGCGTGACGTAGAAAAGTACGACTCCGATCTTCGAGTACTGCATGCCGAACTTACATCATTAAAAGCTGACCTTCAAAAAGTCAACTGGGCACAAGAGAAGAAGACCATTAGAGCTGAATTTGATGGCCAAGTATCGATAGTGAATATTGCTGAAGGTTCTGTCATGGGTAATATGCACCTGTACAACACCAGCAAAAAATTCTTAGAGATGCGTATTTCTGACCAAACTTACGGATATGTTCAAGTAGGTGATTTTGCCGAGTTTTTCGTTGATGCATACCCAGGCCACGTGTTCCGAGCAAAAGTACACAGCTTTAATGCAGGTACAGGTGAATCAAGCATTTCACCACTACAAGGACCACAAAGTGTTGGCCAACACGTCGTTCAAAACGGCAATGGTTTAGGTCGTACGATTGTATTAGAAATCTTTGAACCAGAAGGCTACAACATTCCAATTGGTGCAGCAGGCGCAGCTTGGATTTCAGCTGAGAAGCCACATCCATTTTGGGGATTCATTGACGTAATTGGTGCAGCGACCGTTCGCCTACAATCGTACAAATCATACCTAGGCGCTTGGTAG
- a CDS encoding DMT family transporter produces MMNVKAMRGELYLLCATLLAGVGWIASKLVVLEMPGPVFIGVRFFVASLILLPFCLHHIRKLSFKQILSLCGVGLLLSASLQVWVFAVSVTESLSEGAFIMSLAMIIAPFVSWIIFRVKPNRAFWMSFPIAILGMLLLTLTNGWHVEQSQIYFLLASMLLSVHFVMNKRVITNIKPIASICVQLFVVGVSGLAFASMTTQPEFEINQTLIFWFIVSAVVATSIRYLLQTVGQHSVNMEVAALIMILEPIWTLLLSVSMLGESVEIQKLLGGAVIIASLFCYIKWSRKK; encoded by the coding sequence ATGATGAACGTAAAAGCGATGCGTGGCGAGCTTTACCTGTTGTGTGCAACTTTACTGGCTGGGGTTGGGTGGATAGCATCTAAGCTGGTGGTATTGGAAATGCCAGGGCCAGTGTTTATCGGTGTACGATTCTTTGTCGCGAGCCTGATTCTATTGCCATTCTGTCTTCATCATATTCGTAAGCTCTCTTTTAAGCAGATTCTGTCTCTTTGTGGTGTTGGATTATTGCTGTCTGCTTCATTGCAAGTATGGGTGTTTGCGGTATCGGTGACGGAAAGTTTGTCGGAAGGAGCGTTTATCATGAGCTTAGCCATGATCATCGCGCCGTTTGTTTCTTGGATTATATTTCGAGTTAAACCTAATCGCGCCTTCTGGATGTCATTTCCAATTGCGATTCTCGGTATGTTACTGCTGACCCTAACTAACGGCTGGCACGTTGAGCAGAGTCAGATCTATTTCCTATTAGCATCGATGTTGCTCTCGGTTCACTTTGTCATGAATAAGCGTGTGATTACTAACATCAAACCTATAGCTTCAATCTGCGTGCAGCTTTTTGTGGTGGGTGTTAGTGGGTTAGCGTTTGCTTCGATGACCACTCAACCAGAGTTTGAAATAAATCAAACCTTAATATTCTGGTTTATCGTCTCAGCGGTTGTCGCGACATCGATCCGTTACTTATTGCAAACGGTGGGTCAACATTCCGTGAATATGGAAGTGGCAGCGCTGATCATGATCCTTGAGCCTATTTGGACGCTGTTACTGAGTGTGAGTATGCTCGGGGAAAGTGTTGAAATACAGAAACTGTTGGGCGGCGCTGTGATCATTGCCTCGCTCTTTTGTTACATCAAATGGTCGAGAAAAAAATAA
- a CDS encoding alkyl sulfatase dimerization domain-containing protein, whose product MTNTFKKMALPVAIASALFVSGFASATPVVEATSKVGQELQTSSAAQYQNIDLNARYKSDVLFEHESNLFWGKGERIKVLSKTGDTLAYTEESDHVHPTLTKHGRKMDQAVIQVDDNVYLAYGFGLDTPVMIEGDDGIIIVDPGESVQMAEAAKAQFRQITDKPVTAIIYSHNHIDHISGVRAWTTDEKVASGEVKIIAQEGLTEAVANWSSNLGTLFGHRTSYTGAKHVEEGEHGTVNDGLGPRFMQGDISFIEPNTLIEANATLDITISGVRMQIVNVPSETKDEVVVYLPEQKILHAAEVLQGENFPNLHTIRGTKFRDPSMWFKGIDVMRQFDTEIMINSHGRPVEGKEAVADVLTAYRDAIQYTHDQTIRHMNKGLTPDELVEVVKLPKHLADHPWLGEHYGTVAHAVRQIYVGYNGFFEADPWQLEPMAYEQRAKAFVEIMGGRDNIIDTAKAAMKAENYTFAAEILSYPITVNKDDMEARLLKAQAYKAWSADQVNINWRNWALNAAAELEGTRDFSNMISFASVDVLTALPSKQIFDMMTSTLIAENTLDVNTALTYNFSDTNESFTIEVRNGIAQLHETALEGADVQINTSRQVLNQILMAGPNAQQVIGTNMQSGAFKFSNGDIQAFGLFMSYFDKSMSPEEIMLIVR is encoded by the coding sequence ATGACTAACACATTCAAAAAAATGGCACTTCCTGTTGCTATCGCGAGCGCTTTATTCGTCTCTGGTTTTGCCTCAGCGACCCCAGTGGTAGAAGCGACTTCAAAAGTAGGTCAAGAGTTGCAAACAAGTTCAGCAGCTCAATACCAAAACATCGATTTGAACGCGCGCTACAAAAGCGATGTTTTGTTCGAACATGAATCAAACCTATTTTGGGGAAAGGGCGAACGTATCAAAGTCCTTTCAAAAACAGGCGACACATTAGCGTACACTGAAGAATCTGATCACGTACATCCAACGCTAACGAAACACGGTCGTAAAATGGACCAAGCGGTTATCCAAGTCGATGACAATGTTTATTTAGCTTACGGTTTCGGCCTAGATACTCCTGTCATGATTGAAGGCGATGACGGTATCATCATTGTCGATCCAGGCGAATCTGTTCAAATGGCAGAAGCAGCAAAAGCGCAATTCCGCCAGATTACCGATAAACCTGTCACTGCGATTATTTACTCTCACAACCACATTGACCACATCTCTGGTGTTCGTGCATGGACAACCGATGAGAAAGTAGCTTCTGGTGAAGTTAAGATCATCGCTCAAGAAGGCCTAACTGAAGCAGTAGCAAACTGGTCTTCAAACCTAGGTACGCTATTTGGTCACCGCACCTCTTACACTGGCGCGAAACACGTTGAAGAAGGTGAACACGGCACAGTAAACGATGGTCTTGGTCCACGTTTCATGCAAGGCGATATCTCTTTCATCGAACCAAACACACTTATTGAAGCAAATGCTACGCTAGACATCACTATCTCTGGCGTACGTATGCAAATCGTGAACGTACCGTCTGAAACTAAAGATGAAGTCGTGGTTTACCTACCTGAACAGAAAATTCTGCACGCAGCAGAGGTTCTACAAGGTGAAAACTTCCCGAACTTACACACGATTCGTGGTACTAAGTTCCGCGATCCGAGCATGTGGTTCAAAGGCATCGACGTAATGCGTCAATTCGATACAGAGATCATGATCAACTCTCATGGTCGTCCTGTTGAAGGTAAAGAAGCGGTAGCAGATGTACTAACCGCTTATCGCGATGCGATTCAATACACGCATGACCAAACGATTCGTCACATGAACAAGGGTCTAACACCTGACGAGCTTGTTGAAGTCGTTAAGCTACCTAAACACCTTGCCGACCACCCTTGGTTAGGTGAGCACTACGGTACCGTTGCACACGCTGTTCGCCAAATTTACGTAGGCTACAACGGTTTCTTCGAAGCCGATCCGTGGCAACTAGAGCCAATGGCTTATGAGCAGCGTGCTAAAGCTTTCGTAGAAATCATGGGCGGTCGTGACAACATCATCGACACAGCAAAAGCGGCGATGAAAGCAGAGAACTACACCTTTGCAGCAGAGATTCTTTCTTACCCAATCACGGTAAACAAAGATGACATGGAAGCACGCTTACTGAAAGCACAAGCTTACAAAGCATGGTCTGCTGATCAAGTGAACATCAACTGGCGCAACTGGGCATTGAATGCTGCAGCTGAACTAGAAGGTACTCGTGATTTCTCTAACATGATCAGCTTTGCTTCTGTAGACGTACTAACTGCCCTACCAAGTAAGCAAATCTTCGATATGATGACGTCGACGCTAATTGCAGAAAACACGCTAGATGTGAACACTGCGCTAACGTACAACTTCTCTGATACGAATGAATCATTCACTATCGAAGTTCGTAACGGCATTGCACAGCTTCATGAAACAGCACTAGAAGGCGCTGATGTTCAAATCAACACTTCTCGTCAAGTATTGAACCAAATCTTGATGGCTGGTCCAAATGCTCAACAAGTGATTGGTACCAACATGCAGTCTGGCGCGTTTAAGTTCTCGAATGGCGACATTCAAGCCTTTGGCCTATTCATGAGCTACTTCGATAAATCAATGTCTCCTGAAGAGATCATGCTTATCGTTCGTTAA
- a CDS encoding MarR family winged helix-turn-helix transcriptional regulator translates to MSEEFDRQNSFGWMINVIANKASKDFDLELKKHGLTIALWPTLMCLWEEEGITQRDIAAKSKVENSTTTRTLDKLEKLELVERRADPNSRRSFRIYLTEKGKALQETLIPIPMKLNKELVSALDPQEQQQMISLLKKLVAAI, encoded by the coding sequence ATGTCAGAAGAATTTGATAGACAAAATAGCTTTGGATGGATGATCAATGTCATCGCCAACAAAGCGAGCAAAGATTTCGACCTAGAGTTGAAGAAACACGGCCTAACCATCGCATTGTGGCCAACATTGATGTGCCTATGGGAAGAAGAAGGCATTACGCAGCGTGATATTGCCGCGAAGTCTAAAGTAGAAAACTCTACGACGACGCGCACCTTAGACAAATTGGAGAAGCTTGAGCTAGTTGAGCGCAGAGCCGATCCAAACAGCCGTCGCTCCTTTAGAATCTATCTCACAGAGAAAGGCAAGGCGCTTCAAGAAACGCTAATACCGATCCCGATGAAATTAAACAAAGAACTGGTGAGTGCGCTTGACCCACAAGAGCAACAACAAATGATCAGCTTACTAAAGAAATTGGTCGCAGCTATCTAG
- a CDS encoding LysR family transcriptional regulator gives MSNDIPNFNLLAVFSAVMEQGSLSKAADHLNTNQSTISTALGRLKNEIGQELFVRSGRGVVPTAYSQSLYEQVKIPIQELNGVFQGMTSFDESTTERKFVVSAPEHLQWLLLNRFAQLPNQGISLEVYDQPVTDDQVHEDLLTQKFDAMIDIVLPEHPSTVSEKLYDGEFVIVCRSGHPRIKGEITEAQYLSEKHAVLDRTRRQLRSLSHYTSLDLSPRKIVFHGSSLFSNLLLCSQSDYITVVPLSMAIQFQERLDLQLFKPPFDYQPITHYLIWLKKQNHDPAHKWFREEIINTSDEMSKVLHNRRLAF, from the coding sequence ATGAGTAATGATATTCCGAACTTTAACTTACTCGCTGTGTTTTCTGCGGTGATGGAGCAGGGCAGTTTGAGTAAAGCTGCTGATCATTTGAATACCAATCAATCGACGATAAGTACTGCTTTAGGACGATTGAAGAACGAAATTGGGCAAGAGTTGTTTGTACGCAGTGGAAGGGGCGTAGTGCCTACCGCTTATTCTCAGAGCTTGTATGAGCAAGTCAAGATACCTATACAAGAGCTCAATGGTGTGTTCCAAGGAATGACATCGTTCGATGAAAGCACTACCGAACGTAAATTTGTGGTTTCAGCTCCTGAGCACTTGCAATGGTTGTTACTCAATCGTTTTGCTCAACTGCCAAATCAAGGGATCTCCTTAGAGGTCTATGATCAACCGGTTACCGATGATCAAGTTCATGAAGATCTGTTAACTCAAAAATTTGATGCGATGATCGATATCGTGTTGCCTGAACACCCAAGCACTGTCAGTGAGAAGTTATACGATGGTGAGTTTGTGATTGTCTGCCGTAGTGGACATCCCAGAATTAAAGGCGAGATCACTGAGGCTCAGTATTTGAGTGAAAAGCATGCGGTTCTAGATCGAACCCGTCGTCAGTTGAGAAGCCTAAGCCATTACACTTCATTGGATTTGTCGCCGCGTAAGATTGTTTTTCATGGGAGTTCTTTGTTTAGTAACTTATTACTGTGCAGTCAATCTGATTACATCACGGTTGTACCACTTTCGATGGCAATCCAATTTCAAGAACGCCTAGATTTGCAGTTGTTCAAGCCGCCTTTTGATTACCAACCCATCACTCACTACCTAATCTGGCTGAAAAAACAAAATCACGACCCTGCACATAAGTGGTTTAGAGAAGAAATCATTAATACCTCTGACGAAATGTCTAAGGTGTTACATAATCGAAGGTTGGCTTTCTAA
- a CDS encoding alkene reductase, protein MTNALFQPIQLGNIELKNRIVMPPMTRSRATQPGNSANEMMAAYYAQRASAGLIVAEGTQISSMGQGYAWTPGIYSDEQIAGWKKVTDAVHEKGGVIFAQLWHVGRVTHPDNIGGEQPISSSALKAENVKVFIDNGTDEPGFVDVVEPREMTKEDIKVVVEQYRQAALNAIEAGFDGIELHAANGYLINQFIDSEANNRTDEYGGSTENRLRFLGEVVEAMVEAIGADRVGVRLAPFTSLNGTVDATPVETYTAAAALLNLYKIVYLHIAEVDWDDAPETPKSFKAAVRAAYEGVLIYAGKYDSERGEKAVIEGVTDMVGFGRPFVANPDLPARIQNGYPLAPHDPNTLFGGAEKGLTDYPEYAG, encoded by the coding sequence ATGACAAACGCACTATTTCAACCCATTCAACTGGGTAATATCGAGCTTAAAAACCGTATTGTTATGCCTCCGATGACTCGTTCTCGCGCAACGCAACCTGGTAATTCAGCAAACGAAATGATGGCGGCTTACTACGCTCAACGCGCTTCTGCTGGTTTGATTGTGGCAGAAGGCACACAGATTTCTTCAATGGGTCAAGGCTACGCTTGGACGCCTGGTATTTATTCAGATGAGCAAATTGCAGGTTGGAAAAAAGTAACCGACGCGGTACATGAAAAAGGCGGTGTTATCTTTGCGCAGCTTTGGCATGTTGGCCGTGTTACACACCCAGATAATATCGGTGGTGAGCAACCAATTTCGTCTTCTGCATTGAAAGCGGAAAACGTCAAAGTATTCATCGATAACGGCACAGATGAGCCGGGTTTTGTTGATGTGGTTGAACCTCGTGAGATGACTAAAGAAGACATCAAAGTAGTAGTTGAGCAATATCGCCAAGCGGCTTTAAACGCAATAGAAGCCGGTTTTGATGGTATTGAACTTCACGCCGCGAATGGCTACCTGATCAACCAGTTTATTGATTCTGAAGCAAACAATCGCACCGATGAATACGGTGGTTCAACTGAAAATCGCTTACGTTTCTTAGGTGAAGTGGTTGAAGCGATGGTGGAGGCAATTGGCGCTGACCGTGTTGGTGTTCGTCTTGCACCGTTCACATCATTGAATGGCACGGTTGACGCGACGCCTGTTGAAACTTACACAGCGGCAGCGGCGCTACTTAACCTATACAAAATTGTTTACCTGCATATTGCAGAAGTCGATTGGGACGATGCGCCTGAAACACCAAAATCATTTAAGGCTGCCGTTCGTGCAGCTTATGAAGGTGTGCTGATTTATGCAGGTAAATACGATAGCGAGCGCGGAGAAAAAGCGGTTATTGAAGGCGTAACCGATATGGTTGGTTTTGGCCGCCCATTCGTTGCTAACCCTGATTTACCCGCTCGTATTCAAAATGGTTACCCGCTTGCTCCGCATGATCCAAACACCTTGTTTGGTGGCGCTGAAAAAGGCTTAACCGATTACCCAGAATACGCAGGCTAA
- a CDS encoding magnesium transporter translates to MKLFKIVLQKVGAVVMVLVKFCLFMALMLAGAWALAPMGKIHSKDIDLSQFNNHPNEMMMTFFQTEFFSGYLFSVTMAVVLAAIYGMWQIHELGVHKAKEHKSAHVQIVFALSLCGLFISKTFWVIALVIALANWKHIGQSISDVIRRGVQPKDATPNDQPPVNKAIPEHTITGKEAA, encoded by the coding sequence ATGAAACTCTTTAAAATTGTTCTGCAGAAAGTTGGGGCTGTCGTGATGGTTCTCGTCAAGTTCTGTCTATTCATGGCACTCATGCTCGCTGGTGCTTGGGCACTGGCTCCAATGGGTAAAATCCACTCAAAAGACATCGATCTTTCTCAGTTCAATAACCACCCGAACGAAATGATGATGACGTTCTTCCAGACTGAATTTTTTTCGGGCTACCTATTTTCCGTGACAATGGCTGTTGTGCTCGCTGCAATATATGGTATGTGGCAAATCCACGAACTCGGTGTGCATAAAGCGAAAGAACACAAAAGTGCTCACGTTCAAATTGTATTCGCACTCTCTCTTTGTGGTCTGTTCATCAGTAAGACCTTCTGGGTTATCGCTCTAGTTATCGCCCTTGCAAACTGGAAACACATTGGTCAATCCATTAGTGATGTGATCCGCCGTGGTGTTCAACCTAAGGACGCAACACCAAACGATCAACCGCCAGTCAACAAAGCGATTCCTGAACACACTATCACTGGAAAAGAGGCCGCATAA
- a CDS encoding TetR/AcrR family transcriptional regulator, protein MTVRKTLSQKKRESIVAAAIAEFTERGYKATSMDKISSRAEVSKRTVYNHFASKELLLDEILDSIWAKTLTATHFPYQTEQPLAEQLASIANQELELLESEGFIDLSRVLFSEYFHNAELAHQAMEKYSQAESGLTVWIKAALADDRLVELDPLFASTQFIALLKSFAFWPQIIGHTPSPDKQQKQVIIKSSVEMFLKQYEAE, encoded by the coding sequence ATGACTGTAAGAAAAACTCTGAGCCAAAAGAAACGTGAATCGATCGTTGCTGCTGCTATCGCAGAATTTACCGAGCGCGGCTATAAAGCCACCAGTATGGATAAAATTTCAAGCCGAGCAGAAGTGTCTAAGCGCACGGTTTACAATCACTTTGCGAGTAAAGAACTGTTATTGGACGAGATACTAGACAGCATTTGGGCCAAAACGCTCACGGCGACCCACTTCCCATATCAAACGGAACAACCACTTGCTGAACAACTCGCTTCGATTGCCAATCAAGAGCTTGAGCTTTTAGAATCCGAAGGTTTTATCGACTTATCTCGAGTGTTATTTTCTGAGTATTTTCATAATGCAGAGCTCGCACATCAGGCCATGGAAAAATACTCTCAGGCCGAGAGCGGTTTAACGGTTTGGATCAAAGCTGCGTTGGCTGACGACCGTTTGGTTGAATTAGACCCACTATTTGCATCCACTCAGTTCATTGCTCTACTCAAGTCTTTTGCGTTCTGGCCGCAGATCATAGGTCATACTCCCTCTCCAGATAAGCAGCAGAAACAAGTAATTATAAAATCCAGTGTCGAGATGTTCCTCAAACAGTATGAAGCGGAATGA
- the gloA gene encoding lactoylglutathione lyase, with protein sequence MKFLHTMIRVADLDQSIEFYTKVLGMKELERHDNNDYRYTLVFVGYEQGGTTIELTHNWDTDEYEMGNAFGHLALGVEDIYAACGKIKSLGGNVTREAGPVKGGSTHIAFITDPDGYQIELIQLG encoded by the coding sequence ATGAAATTCCTACACACAATGATTCGAGTTGCTGATTTAGATCAGTCTATTGAGTTCTACACCAAAGTATTGGGAATGAAAGAACTTGAACGTCATGACAATAACGATTACCGCTACACATTGGTTTTTGTTGGTTATGAGCAAGGCGGTACGACTATCGAATTAACGCACAACTGGGATACCGATGAATATGAAATGGGCAACGCTTTTGGCCATTTAGCATTGGGTGTGGAAGATATTTACGCAGCATGTGGCAAAATTAAATCCTTGGGCGGCAACGTGACTCGCGAAGCAGGCCCTGTGAAAGGTGGTTCAACGCACATCGCTTTTATCACTGACCCAGACGGCTACCAAATCGAACTGATTCAACTAGGTTAA